A stretch of DNA from Chelonoidis abingdonii isolate Lonesome George chromosome 8, CheloAbing_2.0, whole genome shotgun sequence:
TGTTGATGATAGGATATGTTTGGTCCAACGTCATTCTGTAGTCTACTCTGTTTCTTTTATGCTTCTGCCTCTGTAATTTGAGCATTGTTTagtggaaagtgtgtgtgtttattttgaaTTAATCTGGTGGTCTATATTGTTTGTAGGCAAAAACTGATGTACCAGTTGGAAAATTAGAAGCTACCCATCAGTTCATGAAAGACTTCAATCCTGATGAATCCAAAAAGAATCATGAGCAGAAGAAAGCAAATAGTAAGAATCAACGCATGTCAGACATTTCTTCATCTCTGCTAACATCAATAGGCAATGCTGAGGTAGGCTGAGGAATTTTTGTGAGCTGTGTATTCCTGTAAAACAacagaaaattccatttttacaCTCATAATTCCTTAAAGTATATTGGCTGTGTGATTTCTGGTGCCACAAATTGCCTAGTCAGATCAGGCTACCCATTTGGTCCACCCCTCTGatctgtgtttgtgcatgtggCCCGCATGAGACGCAGGACCTCAGATTGCTACTGCTTTGCTTATAATTAAACGAGCTCTGATTCTATTAGCCTTTTGGCAGATTATATCTATAGCATTAGAAAtaactattttcttttaataataaacTATTTTATACTTATCACTATATATGAATGGCCTTAATAGTAGTGATAACTTCATTTAGAAATTGCATTCATTCCTAGTTGAATTTAGTGTGcttgtggcctgtgatatacactAAATCAGACTGGATAATCTGGTGGTATGgtctggctttaaactctgtgGCTATAAATCTGCATGACTTTATGCATTTGTTTAGCAGTCTGGCCTCTGTTGATGAGGCATCTCAATTCAATCTGGCCAAAAGGAGCAGTTTCCGAAAATAGCCTTGAATTATCTTGATCACAGTTTAATCCAAAGGTAGTGCATAAGAAAGGGTACCACATCCAAGAACTGAATCCCTTCAGCAGTTAAGATTCGAAACCATTAATCCTTTGTCATCAGGTATTTGTATGTGTGGGTGGGGAAGACTGTTGCCATTAGGACATATTTGATTGATCACTTTTTTGAAATTGATTCAGGAAGTTTCCACAGTACCAGCAGAGGCAGTTTTTGAGAATCAGAATGGTGGTTTATTACTGTATGGTACTTTTGATGAGGAAGAATCTGCAGAGTCCTTTCAAGAAGCTTTAACTCAATGGAGAAATGGAAATAATGAACACAAAAAGGAACAGAACTGTGATGAGGCTCAACAAGGTATGAATTAGTTTCTgctcaatacatttttaaaaagaaaactgaaccCATTTTGGTCTATAGTGTATATTCTCAAAGCTTATGTACTGATGAGCATATATCAGCCTTTACAGTATCAACTTGTAATGTATgaatttataattttttattaaaatgaccATTTCTAAGTCTCCAGCTGATTACCATGCTACTGGAAGGTAACATAGTTCATGACACAAACTGTATGCCTCTTTCTTATATGGTAAATCATTTCCTATCTACCCATTGCACTGATATAACAATACGTCAAATAGATTGATAAAATGTGTGTCAGAAGGTGAAAGTGTGTCTGATTCCTTGATGCCCAGTTGACTGAAAGAGGAGACCTCTGGCTGATTAATTGCTGCTGATAGCTTGAAGTGGAAGGTACCTTGGCTTTATAAGACTGGGAAGAGTGgacaagaggaagagaaggacttTCTGAGCAGGGGCTGAGGTGCTGCGAAAGGGTTGCTGAAGGAAGTAATTGGAGAACCCTTCTGGAGGTGTGACCCAGAATCCAGGGAGCACAGAAGCCTGAGTAATCCAGAGCACTCTGACAGGAGAGAGAATAAGAAGTAGCTGTGTTAGACAAGTATCACAAAGGAAGGGCCGTGCTAAGTGAAAGACCTCAGAAACAGACTTTATTTGAAGCTGAaataggaggaggaaaggaaaggaggagcTGTACCTTGTGAGAGTCTTGGATGAAAGAGACTATATTTGAGCAAATTGTACATTGATAAACTAGTCCTTAAGAAGGAGCACTGGTAGTGACAAAGGACTTGATAGACTTACTGAGGGGCTCTGGCGTGAAGGGAAACTGATGCTGGGCTCCCTAGAACCAAATAAAGACCAGAATGGAGGACTGAACAGAAAAAGCATGCTTATTTACATACTGCTGGCAAGTCTGTACTTTCtggaatatttttcaaatgttactgtttgtttttccatACTGTTATTGTGATGGTTATATGATTCCTCAAGTATACACTATGTAAGACACCCCAAATGAATATTAGTGCCTTTGTTTGTATATTGAAGCACTCTGGATGCTGGTTAATCTGTTTCTATAACTTCAGTTTGCTCAAGCAGGCCACATTATGTTACTGGAATATTCTAGCCTTTTTATGTACTTTGCAAACAGGGACTTGAGTATTTGGAATTGTTTCTAAGACACTGTTGGTAGAGATAATATTCTGTAGGAATAGTGAATATATTTTCCTTAAAGTGAAGTATTCTCATTACTTTTTAGAATGTGGAATAGTATACAGACAGTGTTGTCTACTGATGGTGCAGAGGACTAGAGTTCGATTTCTGAttctgtgaccctgggcaagtcatttaaccgcTGTTCTTCAGTGAAATCTGTAAAACTAATTTAATAAGATTTAGCTGCCACAGGTTTTTTCAGATATTCATCTCAAAGGTACTTGCTAAGAGTTCAAATAACTTCTGTCATATACCTCTCCAATCTTGTCTCTCTTGCTTTCACCTGAGACCTCTATACTAGTAAATTCAAAGCCTAATAATTACAGCCTATTTATTGAGGTGTATGTTATGTACGTTACAGCTTggtgcattttctttttctctgataGCTGAGTATTCGCATCAGTCTGAGTATTAGGTTGAATCCTTCCCTGTGAAGAGATGTGATCAGTTAATCATGAACCATGAACAAAATCGTGTTTACTTGGATTTATGCAGGATATTCTGTGTCTCCGCTAGTATACAGATAATAGTTTGCTGTGCTTTCTCTTTCTGAAGTATACTGTGCTACTTGATACATTTAGAATAATCTTGCACTTATTCGTAATACCTTTTCTGGTGATTTGGGGTTTTTATTTGGAAATCCATGGGCTTTGATCCTGCAGATGTGCATGGGCTTAACTTTATACATATGAGCAGCCCAGTTGCTTTCAATGCATAAAGGTAAGACATAACTGTGTGCGGGTTTGAGGTCTTGTATATCAATCTGGACACACAGTTATCCCATGTAAATCTGTTTTTGAGGTCTTATACCTCCAAGTACATGACCGTCAGAATTAATTAGCCAGCTTACATAGTGCAGATAATGCACATATCTTGAAGGCTTTGTCATTGTTTTAAACAGCTAGTTCCTTGTCTTTTATTAGGCATGAGAAAAACTTAACCATACAGTTCTCCTTTACTGCTTGTCAGTGGAATCTTTACATATATCCTTTTCACTTCCAATTTATTTGCTACCAGTTGAGGAGCAGAAGAAGAAGTCAGCTGATGTCAGCTACCCACCCTGAATAAATCTTCAGTTTAAAGCTTGTTTTCACACAGGGTATGATGATTTagcccagagagagagtgagtgtgtttgttttttgttttttcccagtcAAATCCAATCAATACAAATTTGATTGTAAACTCACTTTTCATATGGGCCACAAACTTCAGACAACTCTCTCAACAAAATATGAATAATATGAGATTAACCTTTTACACTTCATAAGCAGACATCTAAATCAAGCATAGActattaattaaaatgaattttatagtttaataaaaagaaagcatATTGTTAACATATTTGAATGATATATATTACAGTTTTCTTTATACTTATAGAATCCATGGGAGTTTGTGAGGTACAGACCCATCTCACAATTTTGAGAAAACCTGTTAAAATTGAATTCAGAGAAGAAAGCCTGAACTATATGGAGAAACTGTGGCTTAAGAAGCATAGAAGGTAGTCACTGAATCACACACTGCTAATAAAAGAATCCAGAAATAGCTGTTTGTGTTAATATGAGCAATCTAAAGCAATTTTATCTGAATATTTGAGAACATATTAAACAAATATTGGAAAATTTAGATGAGGTGATTGTGTTGGTGGTTTTTCCTGTAAAATAAATTACTAATTATGTCCATATTTTGATGAATCattatttttgaattattttagaGAGGTTTCCTTTAATATCAATACAAAAATAACAATCTCTTGTAGAACTTGATAGTATTAGTAACAAAAATTAGGAGTTTCAGTTCACTCTTAAGGAGCTTACTACTGTAAGAATACATTATTGGAAGCATAGAGGGTGCTTGATAATTCTGTTAACCCCTGTTTCTGGGAGTTACTAAGTACCATCAATGCCTACAGACGTCAACGGAAGTCAGTCGTTCTCACAAGCAGCTCTGCATGATGAGGCCCAAACTTTAATGTCTGTATGAAGTTTCAGTGTTCACTATAATAATATGAGTGTGATAGTAATAACACTGTAACTTTTAAAGACTTGactccttgttttcttcttattttaagAATGCAAGTTGATCAGATATCTGGTATTCAAGCAGATGAATTCAGACCCAAGCATGAATTGATGAATGAACCTGATGATGCTCTgagcggaggaggaggagttgatgatgatgatgatgatgatgatttaataGGTTTGTTGGACTTCTTTTAGTTCCTTACAACTCCTGAACAACTGCAAGTAGATTGTTCTTTTCTGAAGATGTATGTGGGTAGTCAGGAAACGTGTGATGGTTAAATAACAAAacagccttcccccaccccccaaaaacccCCAACCCAGTAACTTAATACATAAAAACATATATAATAAAAAGTGAATGCACTGCTCTAATTGTATTTCACAGTTGAAGATATGAAAAAGTATTGGACAGCTCTCTTTAGAGCAGAAGAGTCTGACACAGTTCCTGGGAACCTTGAGTCTGCTTTGAAAATTGAGGTACTCAGTGATGTAAGTATATGTTTTTTAGCAGTAAACTGCAAATGGTTCAGTTTAATTATCCtatatcctttaaaaaaattgagcaATTAAATTTTCAAATTAGTAAGAGCCAAACAGAAAAGTTGGGTTGGCTAGACTTCAGACTTAAATGGGATACCGTAGATAATCAGAAATACAGTTAAAATACTTGTTTTGGTATATTGTTAATGCTGTCAGTCCATCCACAGAAAGATCAGTTTTCCAAAGTAAATAAATGTTCCTAGTATTTCTCCCTTGATGGCACCAACTGTACAGAGGTCACACAAAAGTAATCTGTCCAGTTTTTCACTCACTGTGGTGATGTATTCTTTGAATTATTTAGCTAATTTGTCTCTCTGTGCGTGTCTGTATGTATCTTTTTTAATTAGTCTTATGAAGAGGATCTAGATGAATCATGTAACTCTGTAGTGATGGAAGTTGGATCCACTAAACTGAGTAATGAGCAAAGGTAAATGAAACAATATGATAGGGTAGTTTGTGATTTCATTACTTTCTAGGAACTGAACCAGTGATATGTTATGGCTGACATACCATAGTTGAGCAAATATTTCACCATAACAGTACAGTATAATACTATGAACCTCATTATTAAAGTGtttattgtatattttttttgagttaaaatATTTCGCTATAAAAACCCAGTCCAGGCCATAAGAGCCTGAATTTGAGTATGAATATTTGTTATGcgaaacaaattttaaaaggcaGTGCTCTCCATTGAGACTGCAGCTTCAGTTCTCCATTCACTCTTAGGAGTGGATGAATCAATGCCATGAGTCCCAGACCATCTAGAAGGCAACAAGCATAAAGACAGCCTATATTGTGGATCCATTCACATGATATTATATATGGATATGCAGCCCCAAAGATGGTTGCAAGGTCACAGAAAAAGCAGAAATCCTTGTAGTAAAGGAAGGGGAACAGTCTTGTCTTGGATCTGAAGTGGCTGAATTTTTTCATAAGTTTCAATGGAGACACAGCTTATTCAAAGCAGCCGTGGAATCTGGGGGACTTGTTGGCATTAATTGATTTAAAGATGCCCATGATGCGCATTTTTTCATCCTActcataaaaatatattcagtttGTGTTAGGTAACTAGTATCTTTAATACATAACACAGTCATTTGACTTCCCCAACCCTCTGGGTCTTTTCAAAGATCCTGACTATTTCATTATTCTTAACTGATGGAAGGTTTTCATTTCACCTTACATAGATGACTTGTTAGTGAAGGTCCTGTATGAGTAAGAGGTTgcaagttgctttaaaaaaacacacgCTTTAAATGTGCAACACACATTGTAAATGATTGAAAATCTTTCCTTTGCATGCACAATGACCTCTGTGTACTTTCATATCAGGATTTGGGTGTCAAGAAATCCAAGGCACTATATTATTGAAAGCTGGCTCTCTGATTACATTATGTTCTTAAAGAAATATGTCCAGGCAAAATTAGGAATCACTGTAATCAAGCCCTTTTATCTTCTTTAATActgttttatttcacttttgtgTCCTAAAAATTAAAGTCAGTATAGAGTACTGCCATTGACACTTCCATGACCTCCTGAAAACTATCTAATGTTTGGATGTGATTGTTTAAGAGCCTTCGTGTgtgaaattttctttttcttttttttttttaatccacagtGATTCAGTACCTGAAAATCAGAAGGATACAGTATCAGACTTTTTACCAGAATCAGCTGCTGATATAACTAGCAAGACATCTCTTAATTCTGCTTCTACATCTGACAAAAGAGACCTTTTCATTCCTCATGATAGAAGCACAGTTCCCGTTAAAGAAATTTCTAAAGGTAAATTTTGGTAAGATTATTTTTTGCTATCACTTTCCTTACTAGGGTGGAGAGAAAAGAACTTTTTGTTCTAGTAGGCAGTACAGTATTTTATATGATGATCTTTCTGTGTTTGTAACAGACAGAATTGTAACCGATTTAAACACAAGAGTTTTTTTGTGCTAAAAGTAAAAACATTTGTTCTTTAAAGATACTTTGAATATTCATTTTAGGTCATGGTTTTTCTGCATGGCATACAGTAATGCCACAAGTTTATAGCTTGATTATTAGGGAGAGGTAATGTTTGCAATATGTGGGTATATGACATGCATAACTCATGCATGACTCAATTACACTAGGTGGGGATTCGGTCCAAAGTCTCTAGGTTTATTTAGAGAATGTGAGTTAAATGgactgtatgtttgtacagccgCTCAGAATGGCCCCTTAACTCAGAGTTTTAATGGACCATATTGATATATTCACAAATTGTGTGCATCAATTTTCATGTACACGTAGCCTTTTATGTTTGCAGACTGGTTAGCTGTCTGTCTGATTTGCTTGCACAAAGGCAGTATTTGAATACTTAAATAGATGTACCTGCAAAATTTTGTGGCTGGAATAGTGAAAGATGTCTGAAAATTTGGCAGCTTTGTATTGTGAAGTCATTATTAAGCACTAGTCAGAGAAACATTTATTTCTTATTCCagaatcagaaaactggattatTTTACTACGCCATTTTCTTTAATAATTAGTGTTTAAATTGTTAGTATGTTAGGTTAAGATTTTACATTAAATTGCTCCTTGCAAGCTGTCAAAAACTAGTCTTTGTATGTGCTCAGCCAGTCTCTTTTTTTGCATTTGGTTCAAGCTCAAGCCCAAATGGTGAAAGAGAAACTGACAGTTGGACAGTGAGGGGTGCTATGTGTGGCCTTGGGGGCAGAAAAGGAATGGCAAATAGTTATGTCTTAAGATAAAAAGAATAAAACCCTTAATCATTACTCTTGTGCTGCATGCAAAAGATACATGTCCTGAGAGTATGTATCCATAGCTTCTGTTGCTTTCAAAGAAATGTACTTCCAACTAACTGTCTCGCTTTTTTTGTAGTAAAAAGATAATGCTGCTATTGCAGTTGTTCAAGTGTTTCCAATTAGATCTCACgcctttttaaaaggaaaagttaCAATTTCATAAAGCATTTTCTTGGAGATAGCTGTCCCTCTAGGGATGTCAGATACAAAATGACTTAATACATTCATGGATAATGAGTTATTATGAGTCTGATTTTTAGAGAAGCTGAGCACCTGTGGttcccatagatttcaatgagagctctggctgcccagcgtctctgaaaatcaagctgtaaGTTTACATGGAAGTCAGTTGCTCTCCTTCTGAATTGCTTATTTGACATCTTAGGGCTATCTAACAGTAAAATTCTGTCAGActgcacatttttgttttgaattcccTGAGACTATCTGTAGACATCCAGTTTGTCcttttttgtttagtttcatCTGCAAGAACATCTACAGTGAATCATGAAAGAATGTATACTGATTGCATCCATTCCAGCACAGAAGAAACAGTTCTCGGCAGTCCTCATGAAAGTGCTGTAACCGAAAAAGAAAGCATTAAAACAAAGACTTCTAGAAGATCCCTTAGTGCTTGTATGTTACCCGAGAAGACTTTCGACTTTCCTAAATTAGGCAGCAATGAACCTTCCCTCATGATAAGATCATTGAAAAACAGTAAAGATTCACTGGAATTTAACAGTTTCCACACGAGCAAGAGTTTGATTTTACCTGTAACTACAGAAGCTTCAGTGGTAAAATGTTTTGTGCCTATTCtccaaatataataaatattgcATAATTGCCCTGTCTCCCTTTTCAACATTTTATCTTGGTACAATGCAGTAGAGTGGTACTGGTGGTTAACTATATAGAGTAGTTACCATGAAATACTGCACATTAATATGTAGTAACAAAGTAACTCCATTAAAAATAGTGGTAATCATGAATGTAATTTTagtggggcaggtggaggggctgGGTGTCACTGGCCCAGCCTTTCAACTAGGGGCGATAAAAGTGCTTTCACCCCCACCCGCCCACTTTCAGTCTTCTGTGGGGATAGTTCAGAAGGAGCAAGAGAAAACAGACAACTAGTCACAATCTCAGAAGGGCTGCTTTGTCAGGCCTGCTGCTCATCCTTCCTTACCCTTAACTGTCTCAGGTTGGGCATGCCTTCCTATGGAACCTACAGTATTCAAACATCTCTCACTGAATATAGGTCTGAGCAGcaggtttgtttgcttgcttccATTTATGAATGCAGTCTTTGTGTGTTCATCAAGGCAAGTAATCTTGATTCTCTTTTCATGGTTGCAGACCACAGATTATGCCTGCACTGGGATAAAAGACCCGCAGCATGGTTGTGGCTAGCTTGGTTTTGCAGGGCTAAAAATCActatgtagacattcaggcttgagctagagcctgagctctgggaccctccactgccaggatcccagagctcaggctccagcctcagCCCAAACACCTTCACAGTGATTTTACAGCCCTGGAGaatgagtccaagtcagctgacctgccccagctgtgctttttttttgttttggttttttatccctgtgtagtcCTACCCTCAATGGCTTAACAGAAGTGTGAAGATCAGTGGAGGTAATACTCTGATTACTTTGGTGACTACTAAGCAAGATAGGTTTTTAGGATTTATTCTTTTAGAAATATCCCATGTCTAAAACTGTAAACCTTTCACAAAAATACTTATATATTAATTAGAATGATTTCAGGTTTTATGATACAAATATTGTATCAAAATTGACTTGGCATGATCTAGTATAAGTAGACAATATAAGCCTTTAGTTGTCTTTAATATTTTGTCTTTTATCCTAGTTGTTACAGGAAGTAGCCTTAAGAGAAAAACCTACTTTGACACAATATCAAGGACTTGAGGGATTCTTTATTTTGCATGCAAATTCTAAGCAAGTAACACTTGATTCAATTCCTTCACCTTTCTCAGATTGCAGCTCTACAAACAGTACTTCAGTTTCAGGTAACGGCCTGGAAGTAAAATTCTCCACAACTGAACTTTACATATTGAGTACATacgttgcagtgtagatgtatttCTACCTGTATATAAGCATATCTGTAGATGTATTTCTGTAGATGTATCTGTAGATGTATTTCTACCTGTATATAAGCATATGCTAGGTCCTGTGTATAATTTTTAGCTCAATATGATAAATTGGCTGATATTGATATGATATTTTGCTCTGCCAAGAAGAGCAACTGATGGAATGTAAGAAAGCATAGGATAATCCAGCCCCCTATTTTAAGTTGTAAATTACACCaacatatttgatttttttctctctgtttctttcaCCTGAGAATTTGGACTCTGGTCAGTATTCACACTTTTCTGTTTGTGGTAAATTTTGATGTGATGGTCTGCCTAAAATGCCTATTCTGTTGCTCTAATGGAAGCCACTAGAAATATCTGAAATGATTAATGAAAAGTTACTAAATCCTTACTTGTCAAAGTATAgaatctgtaaaataaaaaagtaaaacaaatgatCTGTATgtcactttaaaatgtatatttttgtgtGAAATTTTTAATTATAGCACAGTTGACCttgtctttaaaaatattaaataatacagCAGCTACAGTCTCACAGGCTAAATAAATATTAGCATGAAAAAAGTGTTAATATTTTCCTGGTGCTATTTATGTCgcattttttatttcaggaaaGGGACATTGGTTCAGAGACACTAGTTTAAGTGAATATGTTGATGATTCTGTAGTACAGGATGTCTTGCAAAGT
This window harbors:
- the ZBBX gene encoding zinc finger B-box domain-containing protein 1 isoform X2, whose translation is MNINDFVILPGSKTGTSVKLNAKNVQELKLEKVQLELENKEMEKKLQQLQSNMNREKEERRERSSGYRWQSGQAGPLGIQPQVWSQNKENVVKVSSGKVKLKILKEQCHEPMKQPFIHKMANVAIPGELKIKRKACGQCETKNALLVCLECGEDYCGSCFARVHQKGALKLHRMIPLQAKTDVPVGKLEATHQFMKDFNPDESKKNHEQKKANSKNQRMSDISSSLLTSIGNAEEVSTVPAEAVFENQNGGLLLYGTFDEEESAESFQEALTQWRNGNNEHKKEQNCDEAQQESMGVCEVQTHLTILRKPVKIEFREESLNYMEKLWLKKHRRMQVDQISGIQADEFRPKHELMNEPDDALSGGGGVDDDDDDDDLIVEDMKKYWTALFRAEESDTVPGNLESALKIEVLSDSYEEDLDESCNSVVMEVGSTKLSNEQSDSVPENQKDTVSDFLPESAADITSKTSLNSASTSDKRDLFIPHDRSTVPVKEISKVSSARTSTVNHERMYTDCIHSSTEETVLGSPHESAVTEKESIKTKTSRRSLSACMLPEKTFDFPKLGSNEPSLMIRSLKNSKDSLEFNSFHTSKSLILPVTTEASVLLQEVALREKPTLTQYQGLEGFFILHANSKQVTLDSIPSPFSDCSSTNSTSVSGKGHWFRDTSLSEYVDDSVVQDVLQSELSRSSSSLQAGVSPWTLMRKSPTDNSLQRPLSAIIPSSKSVKSDRICCTLSQTRPRNLTAQPLSRAATEISKNECIDVTEQDDPLLEYTADQQALAGLENELKSHTETLMKAIQMRRKRF
- the ZBBX gene encoding zinc finger B-box domain-containing protein 1 isoform X1, which encodes MNINDFVILPGSKTGTSVKLNAKNVQELKLEKVQLELENKEMEKKLQQLQSNMNREKEERRERSSGYRWQSGQAGPLGIQPQVWSQNKENVVKVSSGKVKLKILKEQCHEPMKQPFIHKMANVAIPGELKIKRKACGQCETKNALLVCLECGEDYCGSCFARVHQKGALKLHRMIPLQAKTDVPVGKLEATHQFMKDFNPDESKKNHEQKKANSKNQRMSDISSSLLTSIGNAEEVSTVPAEAVFENQNGGLLLYGTFDEEESAESFQEALTQWRNGNNEHKKEQNCDEAQQESMGVCEVQTHLTILRKPVKIEFREESLNYMEKLWLKKHRRMQVDQISGIQADEFRPKHELMNEPDDALSGGGGVDDDDDDDDLIVEDMKKYWTALFRAEESDTVPGNLESALKIEVLSDSYEEDLDESCNSVVMEVGSTKLSNEQSDSVPENQKDTVSDFLPESAADITSKTSLNSASTSDKRDLFIPHDRSTVPVKEISKVSSARTSTVNHERMYTDCIHSSTEETVLGSPHESAVTEKESIKTKTSRRSLSACMLPEKTFDFPKLGSNEPSLMIRSLKNSKDSLEFNSFHTSKSLILPVTTEASVLLQEVALREKPTLTQYQGLEGFFILHANSKQVTLDSIPSPFSDCSSTNSTSVSGKGHWFRDTSLSEYVDDSVVQDVLQSELSRSSSSLQAGVSPWTLMRKSPTDNSLQRPLSAIIPSSKSVKSDRICCTLSQTRPRNLTAQPLSRAATEISKNECIDVTEQDDPLLEYTADQQALAGLENELKSHTDPQEKLYSFTSEDLSAFSRHSKKISENITDFHNNLEIKYHSRVDIFRDSDESHTDEEEEILRDKQEVMALR